The Corallococcus soli genome has a window encoding:
- the bshC gene encoding bacillithiol biosynthesis cysteine-adding enzyme BshC has translation MHFRWRARRDLLVRHAVTSSFSAAWLRGDASALSFLSDDYRHREARARAVAAAASRTVSPALLDVLAAQNARLAPSPAREQNLALLAQPGTVAVVTGQQMGLFLGPLYTLYKAASAIVTARALQEETGRPCVPVFWLQTEDHDLPEIDHCVIPRPVGGPCRLALELPGAATSRAPIAHRHLGPSVLPALATLRAELKAEPHAEEFLCLLEQAYRPEATLAQAFTDVLSSLFADEGLVFLDPRDARLAPLAAPLHRFALQEAGTLSAVLAARAEALTRAGYTVQVHVRPGSPLSFFSPDALDGPRYRLDPTEAGAWGLVGHPDSGVITRDALHAALEREPLRFTTSALLRPLLQDTLLPTAAYVGGPGELAYFAQLAPLYAHAGRPMPLAIPRARFRVLDDRARRWLGKVGLQPDEVSVPRDALLTRLATRDAPESLETPEALEARLFGAFSSELERVAGQVSAVDANLQDALRRTQGTVRVAVSRLTGRYRRALARRDATAAEQVDRLRTFLFPEDAPQERVLGLPYFACRIGTRAFTKTVLDACVPFSGDSKDLTP, from the coding sequence ATGCACTTCCGGTGGCGCGCCCGCCGCGACCTGTTAGTACGGCATGCCGTGACGTCCTCGTTCTCGGCCGCGTGGCTTCGCGGAGATGCGTCCGCGCTCTCCTTCCTCTCCGACGACTATCGGCACCGTGAAGCGCGTGCCCGGGCCGTGGCCGCCGCCGCGTCTCGCACGGTGTCGCCCGCGCTGCTGGACGTGCTTGCCGCGCAGAACGCGCGCCTCGCGCCCAGTCCCGCCCGGGAGCAAAACCTCGCGCTGCTCGCGCAGCCCGGCACCGTGGCGGTGGTGACGGGACAGCAGATGGGCCTCTTCCTGGGCCCGCTGTACACGCTCTACAAAGCCGCGTCCGCCATCGTCACGGCGCGCGCGCTTCAGGAAGAGACCGGCCGGCCCTGTGTCCCCGTCTTCTGGCTCCAGACGGAGGACCACGACCTTCCGGAGATCGACCACTGTGTCATCCCACGTCCGGTCGGAGGGCCCTGTCGCCTGGCGCTCGAGCTTCCGGGTGCGGCAACGTCCAGAGCGCCCATCGCCCACCGCCACCTGGGCCCGAGCGTCCTCCCCGCCCTGGCCACCCTCCGCGCCGAGCTGAAGGCAGAACCCCACGCGGAGGAGTTCCTCTGCCTCCTGGAGCAGGCCTACCGTCCCGAGGCCACGCTCGCGCAAGCCTTCACCGACGTGCTGTCGTCCCTCTTCGCCGACGAGGGCCTTGTCTTCCTCGACCCGAGAGACGCACGGCTGGCGCCGCTGGCCGCGCCCCTACATCGCTTCGCCCTCCAGGAAGCGGGGACACTCTCCGCGGTGCTCGCGGCCCGCGCGGAGGCGCTCACCCGCGCGGGCTACACGGTGCAGGTCCATGTCCGCCCAGGCTCGCCGCTCAGCTTCTTCTCACCGGATGCGCTCGATGGCCCGCGCTACCGGCTGGATCCGACGGAGGCGGGCGCCTGGGGGCTGGTGGGTCACCCGGACAGCGGCGTCATCACCCGGGACGCGCTGCACGCCGCCCTGGAGCGCGAACCGCTGCGCTTCACCACGTCCGCGCTGCTGCGCCCCCTCCTCCAGGACACCCTGCTCCCCACGGCGGCGTATGTCGGCGGCCCGGGCGAACTGGCGTACTTCGCGCAACTGGCGCCGCTCTACGCCCACGCGGGCCGGCCGATGCCGCTCGCCATCCCCCGGGCCCGCTTCCGCGTGCTCGATGACCGCGCGCGCCGGTGGCTGGGCAAGGTGGGGCTCCAGCCAGATGAGGTGAGCGTGCCGCGCGACGCGCTGCTCACGCGGCTGGCCACGCGGGATGCCCCGGAGTCGTTGGAGACGCCCGAGGCCCTGGAGGCCCGCCTCTTCGGCGCCTTCTCCTCCGAGCTGGAGCGCGTCGCCGGACAGGTGTCGGCGGTGGACGCGAACCTCCAGGACGCGCTGCGCCGCACCCAGGGCACGGTGCGGGTCGCGGTGTCCCGGCTGACGGGCCGCTACCGCCGCGCGCTCGCCCGGCGCGACGCCACGGCGGCCGAACAGGTGGACCGCCTGCGCACGTTCCTCTTCCCGGAGGACGCACCCCAGGAGCGCGTCCTGGGGCTGCCCTACTTCGCCTGCCGCATCGGGACGCGCGCCTTCACGAAGACGGTGCTGGACGCGTGTGTCCCCTTCTCCGGTGACTCGAAGGACCTGACGCCATGA
- a CDS encoding PIG-L family deacetylase, with product MRNLLLGMTLAMSLGIGSTAVARPARQLHAGEIAAGLKRLGVTGSVLYVAAHPDDENTRLLAWLVGERGLRAGYLSVTRGDGGQNLIGTEQDALLGLIRTHELLAARSVDGAEQFFTRARDFGYSKSAEEALRIWGHDAVLADVVLAIRRFQPDVIITRFTTTPPNHGHHTASALLAAEAFIAAADPLRFPEQLSEVKPWKADRLLQNASSWWFKPDEDLSRYVKLEVGGYDALLGRSWGEVAAESRSQHKSQGFGQAADRGPSAEYFTPLAGTLPKRDVFEGLDLSWKRWKGSEAVSRAVAAAMKAFDARAPHRSLPALVRVHEALSALPDTHPWKAPKLRETEALIAACAGLFLEVRAAAPTGIPGLPVALDVVALNRSPAGVEWVGLTLPGEKPEAVGKALGANVPLKLSRTVTLPATAPISTPYWLREPVTGGLYTLKGEDRALTGHPEGPAALSVAFEYAVAGRRFRAVRPVLYAWTDPVRGELYRDFEVVPPVTATLAQDVLMFPNGESRAVPVVLAAGMDQVPGTVRMVAPPGWRVEPASVEFKLAARGDERTVTFQVTPPQGSTQEGVLSVDVDVGDRAWSWRARSVSHPHIPPLTVRQPSTATVVPFSLATKGKRIGYIPGPGDRVAESLSAVGYDVTLLPEERLAREKLERFDAILVGVRAFNANTHLTVHRERLLQYVEGGGRLVVQYNTNSRVGPLTSFVGPYPMEIGRDRVTDETAVMTPLRANEPLLRAPNALTAADFEGWVQERGLYFASSWDAHYQPVFAMHDAGEAPLQGALLVARHGKGTFVYTGLSFFRQLPAGVPGAYRLLANILSP from the coding sequence ATGCGGAACCTGCTCCTCGGAATGACGCTGGCCATGAGCCTTGGAATCGGGTCGACGGCGGTGGCGCGGCCTGCCCGGCAGCTCCACGCGGGTGAAATCGCGGCGGGCCTGAAGCGGCTCGGTGTGACGGGCAGTGTGCTCTATGTCGCGGCCCACCCGGACGACGAGAACACGCGCTTGCTCGCCTGGCTGGTGGGAGAGCGCGGCCTGCGCGCGGGCTACCTGTCCGTGACGCGCGGTGATGGCGGGCAGAACCTCATCGGCACCGAACAGGACGCCCTGCTCGGGCTCATCCGCACGCATGAGCTGCTCGCCGCGCGGAGCGTGGACGGCGCGGAGCAGTTCTTCACGCGGGCGCGGGACTTCGGCTATTCGAAGAGCGCGGAAGAGGCGCTGCGCATCTGGGGACATGACGCGGTGCTGGCGGACGTGGTGCTCGCCATCCGGCGCTTCCAGCCGGACGTCATCATCACCCGCTTCACCACGACGCCGCCCAACCATGGCCACCACACGGCCTCCGCGCTGCTGGCGGCGGAGGCCTTCATCGCCGCCGCCGACCCGCTGCGCTTCCCGGAGCAGTTGTCGGAGGTGAAGCCGTGGAAGGCGGACCGCCTGCTGCAGAACGCCTCCTCGTGGTGGTTCAAGCCCGATGAGGACCTGTCCCGCTACGTGAAGCTGGAGGTGGGCGGCTACGACGCGCTGCTCGGGCGTTCGTGGGGCGAGGTGGCCGCGGAGAGCCGCAGCCAGCACAAGAGCCAGGGCTTCGGCCAGGCCGCGGACCGGGGCCCCAGCGCCGAGTACTTCACGCCGCTGGCGGGGACGCTCCCGAAGCGCGACGTGTTCGAGGGGCTCGACCTCTCCTGGAAGCGTTGGAAGGGCTCGGAGGCCGTGTCCCGCGCGGTGGCTGCCGCGATGAAGGCGTTCGATGCGCGCGCCCCCCACCGCTCCCTGCCCGCGCTCGTCCGCGTCCACGAGGCGCTGAGCGCGCTGCCGGACACCCACCCGTGGAAGGCGCCCAAGCTGCGGGAGACGGAGGCGCTGATCGCCGCCTGCGCGGGGCTGTTCCTGGAGGTGCGTGCCGCCGCGCCCACGGGCATCCCGGGGCTGCCCGTGGCGTTGGACGTGGTGGCGCTGAACCGCTCGCCCGCGGGTGTCGAGTGGGTGGGGCTGACGCTGCCAGGCGAGAAGCCCGAGGCCGTGGGGAAGGCGCTGGGCGCGAACGTGCCCCTGAAGCTGTCGCGCACGGTGACGCTGCCGGCGACGGCGCCCATCTCCACGCCCTACTGGCTCCGGGAGCCTGTCACCGGAGGGCTCTACACGCTCAAGGGCGAGGACCGCGCGCTCACCGGCCACCCGGAAGGCCCTGCCGCGCTGTCGGTGGCGTTCGAATACGCGGTCGCGGGCCGGCGCTTCCGCGCGGTGCGTCCGGTGCTCTACGCCTGGACGGATCCGGTGCGCGGCGAGCTCTACCGTGACTTCGAGGTCGTCCCGCCCGTCACCGCCACGTTGGCGCAGGACGTGCTCATGTTCCCCAACGGCGAGTCCCGTGCCGTGCCGGTGGTGCTGGCCGCGGGGATGGACCAGGTGCCGGGCACGGTGCGGATGGTGGCGCCGCCCGGCTGGCGCGTGGAGCCCGCGTCGGTCGAGTTCAAGCTCGCGGCGCGCGGGGACGAGCGCACCGTCACCTTCCAGGTCACGCCGCCCCAGGGCTCGACGCAGGAGGGCGTCCTCTCCGTGGACGTCGACGTGGGGGACCGCGCCTGGTCGTGGCGTGCCCGCTCCGTGTCCCATCCCCACATCCCGCCGTTGACGGTGCGCCAGCCCTCCACGGCCACGGTGGTGCCGTTCTCCCTGGCCACGAAGGGCAAGCGCATTGGCTACATCCCCGGTCCGGGCGACCGCGTCGCGGAGAGCCTGAGCGCGGTGGGCTACGACGTGACCCTGCTCCCCGAGGAGCGGCTGGCCCGGGAGAAGCTGGAGCGCTTCGACGCCATCCTCGTGGGCGTGCGCGCCTTCAACGCCAACACGCACCTGACCGTCCACCGGGAGCGGCTGCTCCAGTACGTGGAGGGCGGCGGGCGGCTGGTGGTGCAGTACAACACCAACAGCCGCGTGGGGCCGCTCACGTCCTTCGTCGGGCCCTATCCGATGGAGATTGGCCGCGACCGGGTGACGGATGAGACGGCGGTGATGACGCCGCTGCGCGCCAATGAACCGTTGCTGCGCGCGCCCAACGCGCTGACGGCCGCGGACTTCGAGGGCTGGGTGCAGGAGCGTGGCCTCTACTTCGCGTCGTCGTGGGACGCTCACTATCAGCCCGTGTTCGCCATGCACGATGCCGGCGAGGCGCCGCTCCAGGGCGCGCTGCTGGTCGCCCGTCATGGCAAGGGCACCTTCGTCTACACGGGCCTCTCTTTCTTCCGTCAGCTCCCCGCCGGGGTTCCCGGCGCCTACCGCCTGTTGGCCAACATCCTCTCTCCATGA
- a CDS encoding sodium:solute symporter has product MTGLDWLVLGATIASIVVWGLWKSRGTATSDEYLRGGRELKWPTIGLGVMATQASAVTFLSVPGQAYEDGMRFVQFYFGLPIAMVIISAVFVPIYYRLNVITAYEYLESRFDLKTRLLGAFLFLIQRGLAAGITIYAPAIILSTILGWPLEPTVIAMGALVILYTVTGGSRAVSQTQKQQMVVMMGGMVVAAVVILWRLPANVSFGKAVDVAGAFGRMNVVSFDFDMQDRYNFWSGITGGLFLSLSYFGTDQSQVGRYLTGRSISESRLGLLFNGVLKIPMQFFILFVGILVFVFYQFSTPPLLFNEALRTRVQGTPQATEYAGLEAKWEQVQSGKRAEVERYLLAVESGDVAAGEASRALLQGAQQQASAVRKEAKEMVARALPGAETKDSDYIFIAFVKRWLPSGLFGLLIAVILSAAMSSIASELTALGTTTTVDFYRRVFKPGASDRHVLVASKLFTVFWGLVAVAFATFASLLDNLIQAINILGSIFYGTVLGIFLVAFFVKRVRGHAVFAAAVISQATVIALFFLSDVGYLWFNVIGCALVMVLSLVMQGVLPRGETPAPATGA; this is encoded by the coding sequence GTGACGGGGCTCGACTGGCTGGTCCTGGGAGCGACGATTGCGTCCATCGTGGTGTGGGGCCTCTGGAAGTCCCGGGGAACGGCCACCAGCGACGAGTACCTGCGGGGAGGCCGTGAGCTGAAGTGGCCCACCATTGGCCTGGGCGTCATGGCCACGCAGGCCAGCGCCGTCACCTTCCTCTCCGTCCCCGGGCAGGCCTACGAGGACGGGATGCGCTTCGTGCAGTTCTACTTCGGACTGCCGATCGCGATGGTCATCATCAGCGCTGTCTTCGTGCCCATCTACTACCGGCTCAACGTCATCACCGCGTACGAATACCTGGAGTCGCGATTCGACCTGAAGACGCGGCTGCTGGGCGCCTTCCTCTTCCTCATCCAGCGCGGCCTGGCCGCGGGCATCACCATCTACGCGCCGGCCATCATCCTCTCCACCATCCTTGGGTGGCCGCTGGAGCCCACGGTCATCGCCATGGGCGCGCTCGTCATCCTCTACACGGTGACGGGAGGCTCCAGGGCGGTGAGCCAGACGCAGAAGCAGCAGATGGTGGTGATGATGGGCGGCATGGTGGTGGCCGCCGTGGTCATCCTCTGGCGCCTGCCCGCGAACGTGTCATTCGGCAAGGCGGTGGACGTCGCCGGCGCGTTCGGCCGGATGAACGTGGTGAGCTTCGACTTCGACATGCAGGACCGCTACAACTTCTGGTCCGGCATCACGGGCGGGCTGTTCCTGTCGCTGTCGTACTTCGGCACGGACCAGTCCCAGGTGGGCCGCTACCTGACGGGCCGCTCCATCTCCGAGAGCCGCCTGGGGCTGCTCTTCAACGGCGTGCTGAAGATCCCGATGCAGTTCTTCATCCTCTTCGTCGGGATCCTGGTCTTCGTCTTCTACCAGTTCAGCACGCCGCCGCTGCTCTTCAACGAGGCGCTGCGCACCCGCGTGCAGGGCACGCCGCAGGCGACCGAATACGCAGGGCTGGAAGCGAAGTGGGAGCAGGTCCAGTCCGGAAAGCGCGCGGAGGTGGAGCGCTACCTGTTGGCCGTCGAGTCGGGTGACGTGGCGGCTGGCGAGGCGTCACGGGCGCTGCTCCAGGGCGCGCAGCAGCAGGCGAGCGCGGTCCGCAAGGAGGCCAAGGAGATGGTGGCGCGCGCGCTTCCGGGCGCGGAGACGAAGGACTCGGACTACATCTTCATCGCCTTCGTGAAGCGCTGGTTGCCAAGCGGGCTGTTCGGGTTGCTCATCGCCGTCATCCTGTCCGCGGCCATGAGCTCCATCGCCAGCGAGCTGACGGCGTTGGGGACCACCACGACGGTGGACTTCTACCGGCGGGTGTTCAAGCCCGGCGCCTCGGACCGGCATGTGCTGGTGGCGTCCAAGCTGTTCACCGTGTTCTGGGGATTGGTCGCGGTGGCCTTCGCGACCTTCGCTTCGCTGTTGGACAACCTCATCCAGGCCATCAACATCCTGGGCTCCATCTTCTACGGCACGGTGCTGGGCATCTTCCTGGTGGCCTTCTTCGTGAAACGCGTGCGAGGCCATGCCGTGTTCGCGGCGGCCGTCATCTCCCAGGCGACGGTGATTGCCCTCTTCTTCCTCTCCGACGTGGGCTACCTCTGGTTCAACGTCATCGGCTGTGCGCTGGTGATGGTGCTGAGCCTGGTGATGCAGGGCGTCCTGCCGCGCGGCGAGACGCCAGCCCCGGCGACGGGGGCCTGA
- a CDS encoding DUF1588 domain-containing protein, translating into MNRVLLLAGLLSLVACKGIIEPNTNDGGPNNPADAGDPGDAGDPGGNLGAACVVQSVLTNRCASCHGALPTQGATLPLRTLHDMRVSSAMDGKLSNAQRALIRMRDDASPMPPAPHERASTAELAALDAWIGQGMPLCSGTDGPPVTVVSEPNLLEQSALFTCTEGVRSDAPTRIRRMNRREFTRNVGGSVERSWTGFSFYDNPLDPSAIEQYSSWATDETLDEATVELFLPVVGAAASPWTMNYPDGNRMERVYTNNRFSCMFNDANPSDACKRFHLGQMLEFGVFFRPPTEDELTRITAFATSVIAQEPSNSPRNRADSITRISNAAWMMTGAMFRREMGGEPAGGRVELTSLELGSQLAYALGGRAPSATPSFVWPHYSAPLEGHLADVAIAAKDGSLTQDATTTALIKKHLGGVDANQNGTPRFDLVQDYNEEQRSKRGQYWLGDGVAGFFREWLGYEHVSAVFKESPAATSRFELEGLGYISSVSYDNLLTNFHPLEPTFIQQFDDLIARVVVEDRDVLANLLTTRTFYVPSMQHAAYDSHKGLSHPYNVSEILPATVAGRWKKLPDAERAGVLTHPVWLAAHGGNFEDDPSIVHRGKWVRENLLCGFVPPLSSVQVAAQVGAHAADKNARRRLQEATAGAQCQGCHRLMDPLGLPFEIYNHAGFLRARDHSTSGGWTTPDGSSTLTSMPDPALDGAVRDAVELSERLATSRHVKRCFVRQTFRYFMGRPENPSDACALTQMEQAYDQNNGSFSKMLTTLMTSDTWKTRRLPQAGE; encoded by the coding sequence ATGAACCGCGTCCTCCTGCTGGCCGGACTGTTGAGCCTCGTTGCGTGCAAGGGCATCATCGAGCCAAACACCAACGACGGAGGCCCCAACAACCCCGCTGACGCCGGTGACCCCGGTGACGCCGGTGACCCCGGCGGGAACCTGGGCGCCGCGTGCGTGGTGCAGTCGGTGCTCACCAATCGCTGCGCCAGCTGTCACGGCGCGCTGCCGACCCAGGGGGCGACGCTGCCGCTGCGCACCCTGCACGACATGCGGGTGAGCTCGGCGATGGATGGGAAGCTCAGTAACGCCCAGCGCGCGCTCATCCGCATGCGCGACGACGCGTCTCCGATGCCACCGGCCCCGCATGAGCGCGCGAGCACAGCCGAGCTCGCCGCGCTCGATGCCTGGATCGGGCAGGGGATGCCCCTCTGCAGCGGCACGGACGGCCCGCCCGTGACCGTGGTGTCCGAGCCCAACCTGCTCGAACAGTCCGCGCTCTTCACCTGCACCGAAGGCGTGCGCTCGGATGCGCCAACGCGCATCCGCCGCATGAACCGGCGCGAGTTCACCCGCAACGTCGGTGGCTCGGTCGAGCGCAGCTGGACCGGGTTCAGCTTCTACGACAACCCGCTCGATCCCAGCGCCATCGAGCAGTACAGCTCCTGGGCCACGGACGAGACGCTGGACGAGGCCACGGTGGAGCTCTTCCTGCCGGTGGTCGGCGCGGCCGCCTCGCCGTGGACGATGAACTACCCGGACGGCAACCGGATGGAGCGCGTCTACACCAACAACCGCTTCAGCTGCATGTTCAACGACGCGAACCCGAGCGACGCCTGCAAGCGCTTCCACCTCGGCCAGATGCTCGAGTTCGGCGTCTTCTTCCGCCCGCCCACCGAGGATGAGCTCACCCGCATCACCGCCTTCGCGACCTCGGTCATCGCGCAGGAGCCGAGCAACTCCCCGCGAAACCGCGCGGACTCCATCACCCGGATCTCCAACGCTGCGTGGATGATGACTGGCGCCATGTTCCGCCGCGAGATGGGCGGCGAGCCGGCCGGCGGTCGCGTGGAACTGACCAGCCTGGAGCTGGGCTCGCAGCTGGCCTACGCGCTTGGGGGGCGCGCGCCCTCGGCCACGCCGAGCTTCGTGTGGCCGCACTACTCCGCGCCCCTCGAGGGGCATCTGGCGGACGTGGCCATCGCCGCGAAGGATGGCTCGCTCACGCAGGATGCGACGACCACCGCCCTGATCAAGAAGCACCTGGGCGGCGTCGACGCCAACCAGAACGGGACACCGCGCTTCGATCTGGTGCAGGACTACAACGAGGAGCAGCGCTCCAAGCGCGGGCAGTACTGGCTGGGTGACGGCGTCGCGGGCTTCTTCCGCGAGTGGCTCGGCTACGAGCATGTGTCCGCGGTGTTCAAGGAGTCCCCGGCGGCGACCTCGCGCTTCGAACTCGAGGGGCTCGGCTACATCAGCTCGGTCTCGTACGACAACCTGCTCACCAACTTCCATCCGCTGGAGCCGACCTTCATCCAGCAGTTCGACGATCTGATCGCGCGGGTGGTCGTCGAGGATCGGGACGTGCTGGCGAACCTGCTCACCACGCGCACCTTCTACGTGCCCTCCATGCAGCACGCGGCGTACGACTCGCACAAGGGCCTCTCGCACCCCTACAACGTCAGCGAGATCCTCCCGGCGACCGTCGCGGGCCGCTGGAAGAAGCTGCCTGACGCTGAGCGCGCGGGCGTGCTGACCCACCCGGTGTGGCTGGCCGCGCACGGCGGCAACTTCGAGGACGATCCGTCCATCGTCCACCGCGGCAAGTGGGTGCGCGAGAACCTCCTGTGCGGCTTCGTCCCGCCGCTCAGCAGCGTGCAGGTGGCAGCCCAGGTCGGCGCTCACGCTGCCGACAAGAACGCGCGCCGCCGCCTGCAGGAGGCGACCGCCGGAGCGCAGTGTCAGGGCTGTCACCGCCTGATGGATCCGCTCGGCCTGCCCTTTGAAATCTACAACCACGCGGGCTTCCTGCGCGCGCGGGATCACTCGACCAGCGGAGGCTGGACCACGCCGGACGGAAGCTCGACGCTCACGTCGATGCCGGACCCCGCGCTGGACGGCGCGGTGCGCGACGCGGTGGAATTGAGCGAGCGCCTGGCGACCTCGCGGCACGTGAAACGCTGCTTCGTGCGACAGACCTTCCGCTACTTCATGGGCCGCCCGGAGAACCCGAGCGACGCCTGCGCGCTGACGCAGATGGAGCAGGCCTATGACCAGAACAACGGCTCGTTCTCCAAGATGCTGACCACGCTGATGACCAGCGACACCTGGAAGACGCGGCGTCTGCCGCAGGCTGGAGAGTGA
- a CDS encoding DUF1552 domain-containing protein has product MFSRRTVLKGMAAGLFAPYFQDVYAQSSALPARLVLVLECNGVYPRALLSTGTRAALGGRANTSDRLFWDAYKDAPLVREGDDLASAISLGPLAASSGKLDLVNRSAVLLGLSSLIAGGGHSSGTGALSCAVNGAGATFDAVIAPRLRRGAPFDVLRLGTSSARVSIVYETCALGPRKPAGIIVNPSLAFDSTFGSLLGGSTNGRDRKMLFDFALADSRKALAEFSGNSNERLKLERYLSSLESLRTREDQLAGMATRVRPYLPLAPKDNPLITGAGSPPDSLKWFEAQFQIATASLLGGLTNTVVLATGTSGFDVAYGPDVADIPRHSLQHGLDAGQNWDRVAEVTRRHVQLVANLARTLAATPEVGASGSMLDHTAIVFMSDNGEQHHSTSREWPKLMVGGNALGLKTDGRTVVYPKYDAARNRQVSNLFNTLGHAFGDADFNTFGQEGSTRIAPGPLSELYG; this is encoded by the coding sequence ATGTTCTCGCGACGAACCGTCCTGAAGGGCATGGCCGCCGGCCTCTTCGCGCCCTACTTCCAAGACGTCTACGCCCAGTCGTCAGCGTTGCCGGCGCGCCTGGTGCTGGTCCTCGAGTGCAATGGCGTCTACCCCCGCGCGCTCCTGAGCACGGGCACCCGCGCGGCGCTGGGTGGACGCGCCAACACCTCCGACCGCCTCTTCTGGGACGCGTACAAGGACGCGCCGCTGGTGCGTGAGGGCGACGATCTCGCCAGCGCGATCAGCCTCGGGCCGCTGGCTGCGTCTTCCGGCAAGCTCGACCTGGTGAACCGCTCCGCCGTGCTGCTGGGGCTCTCGAGCCTCATCGCGGGCGGCGGGCACTCCAGCGGGACGGGCGCGCTGAGCTGCGCGGTGAACGGCGCGGGCGCGACCTTCGACGCGGTGATCGCACCTCGCCTGCGTCGTGGTGCACCGTTCGACGTGCTGCGCCTGGGCACCAGCTCCGCGCGTGTGTCGATCGTGTACGAGACCTGCGCGCTTGGACCCCGCAAGCCCGCGGGCATCATCGTCAACCCGTCGCTCGCGTTCGACAGCACCTTCGGCTCGCTGCTCGGCGGCTCGACGAACGGGCGCGATCGCAAGATGCTCTTTGACTTCGCGCTGGCCGACTCGCGCAAGGCGCTGGCGGAGTTCAGCGGCAACTCCAACGAGCGGCTGAAACTGGAGCGCTACCTCTCCTCGCTCGAGTCGCTGCGCACGCGGGAGGATCAGCTCGCGGGCATGGCGACCCGCGTGCGGCCCTACCTGCCGCTGGCGCCGAAGGACAATCCGCTCATCACCGGCGCGGGCTCACCGCCCGACTCGCTGAAGTGGTTCGAGGCGCAGTTCCAGATCGCCACGGCGTCCCTGCTGGGCGGGCTGACGAACACGGTGGTGCTGGCGACGGGCACTTCGGGCTTCGACGTGGCCTACGGCCCGGACGTGGCCGACATCCCGCGACACAGCCTGCAGCACGGCCTGGATGCGGGGCAGAACTGGGATCGCGTCGCGGAGGTCACCCGCCGCCACGTGCAGTTGGTGGCGAACCTGGCGAGGACGCTGGCCGCCACGCCCGAGGTCGGCGCGAGCGGCTCGATGCTGGATCACACCGCGATCGTCTTCATGTCCGACAACGGTGAGCAGCACCACTCGACCTCGCGTGAGTGGCCGAAGCTCATGGTGGGCGGCAACGCGCTGGGCCTGAAAACCGACGGGCGCACGGTCGTGTATCCGAAGTACGACGCGGCCCGGAACCGGCAGGTCTCCAATCTCTTCAACACGCTCGGCCACGCGTTCGGAGATGCGGACTTCAACACCTTCGGGCAGGAGGGCAGCACGCGCATCGCGCCGGGACCGCTGAGCGAGCTGTATGGCTGA
- a CDS encoding metallophosphatase domain-containing protein yields MRIVAVSDTHLFHDELVMPPGDIFVHAGDMCRAGDLEELARVASWIRGLSYRHKVIVAGNHDWAFADSPGEARALLGEDVVYLQDGEATVAGLRFWGSPWQPAYNDWAFNLPRGTALASKWAAIPEGLDVLITHGPPAGFGDRSSVGGRGGCADLRERVLTVRPRLHLFGHIHDDGGLWREGDTCFANVTTWECERAPTVLQFDARGVTEVSIPPARR; encoded by the coding sequence ATGCGCATCGTCGCCGTCTCGGACACCCACCTCTTCCACGACGAACTCGTGATGCCCCCGGGCGACATCTTCGTCCACGCCGGCGACATGTGCCGCGCGGGGGACCTGGAAGAGCTCGCCCGGGTGGCGTCGTGGATTCGAGGCCTGTCCTACCGTCACAAGGTCATCGTCGCGGGCAACCACGACTGGGCCTTCGCCGACTCGCCCGGAGAGGCCCGGGCGCTTCTGGGCGAGGACGTCGTCTACCTGCAGGACGGCGAAGCCACCGTGGCGGGCCTGCGCTTCTGGGGAAGCCCCTGGCAGCCGGCATACAACGACTGGGCCTTCAACCTGCCTCGGGGCACCGCCCTCGCCAGCAAGTGGGCGGCTATCCCCGAGGGCCTCGATGTGCTCATCACCCACGGGCCTCCGGCGGGCTTCGGGGACCGCTCCTCCGTGGGGGGACGCGGCGGCTGTGCGGACCTGCGCGAGCGCGTGCTCACCGTGCGCCCTCGGCTACACCTGTTCGGCCACATCCACGACGATGGCGGGCTGTGGCGCGAAGGGGACACGTGCTTCGCCAACGTCACCACGTGGGAGTGCGAGCGCGCGCCCACCGTCCTCCAGTTCGACGCCCGGGGCGTGACAGAGGTGAGCATCCCTCCCGCCCGGCGCTGA